From the genome of Elusimicrobiota bacterium:
AAACTAACGGTATCGCAAATAGCGGAATTGACGGGCGGGGCGGTTCGCGGCGACGGGGCCACGGTCATCGAGGGCGCGGCCGGGTTGGGCGAAGCCACGGCCCGGGACATCACTTTTCTGGGGAACGCCAAATACCGGTCCCAATTGGAAACGACCAAAGCCGGGGCGGTCCTGGTGTCCCCGGATGTGGAGACGGGCTCGCTTCCGGCCGTCGTCGTCAAGAACCCCCCCTACGGTTGGGCCCGGGTCTTGGAGGTTTTGGAAAAAGACCGCACCCGGCGACCGGCGGGCGTCCATCCGACGGCCCAGGTGGCTCCGACCGCCCGGGTGGGGAAAAACGTGACCATCGGCGCCTTTACCGTGGTGGAAGAGGGCGCGGTGATCGGCGACAACAGCGTGTTGTATGCCCACGTCTACGTGGGGTTCGACGTCCGCATCGGCCGCGACTGCCTGATCTACCCCCGGGCGACCTTGCGCGAACGGGTGACCCTGGGCGACCGGGTGATCCTTCAGCCCGGCGCCGTCATCGGTTGCGACGGGTTCGGTTTTACCGTTCACGAAGGCAAACACTACAAGATCCCCCAGGTGGGAACGGTGGAGATCGGCGACGACGTGGAAATCCAGGCCAACACGACGATCGACCGCGCGGCGGTGGGCGTGACCAAAATCGGCCGGGGCACCAAGATCGACAACTTGGTGCAAATCGCCCACAACACGGAGATCGGGGAGCACTGTCTGATCGTCGCTTTGACCGGCATCGCCGGGTCCGTTAAAATCGGCCGCTACGTCACCCTGGCCGCCCAGGTCGGCGTCGCGGGGCACCTCAGCATCGCCGACGGGGTGATCGTCGCGGCCCGGGGCGGCGTGACCCAGTCCCTTAAAACCCCCAAAGAAGTCCTCTGGGGTCTTCCCGCCCAGCCGATCCGCGACGAGCTGAAATGTCAGGCCGCCCTCCGCCGTCTTCCGGCCGTGTTGGAGGAATGGCGCGAATTCAAAAAGAAGGGGAATCCGCCCGCGTGAAACTCTTTTCCACCGGGGAACGCCAACGCACCATCGCCCGCGAGGCGGTGTACAAAGGCGTCGGCCTCCACACCGGCAACAAATGCCATTTGATTTTTAAACCCGCCCCGGCGGGGCACGGCGTCGTTTTTGTCCGCACGGACCTTCCCGGGAAACCCCGCCTGCCCGCCCACCACTCCATCGTTTCCAGCGTCGTGCGCGGCACCACCTTGAGCCTCGACGGGGAAAAGAACCACGAAGCCCGGGTGCACACCGTCGAACACGTGTTGTCGGCGCTCTACGGCTTGGGCATCGACAACGCCGTGATTGAAGTGAACGCCAACGAACCGCCCGTGGCCGACGGCAGCGCCCGGCCTTTTTGGGACGCCTTGGACGCCGCCGGCGTGACGGAGCTGTCCGAGCTCCGGACGTTCTTTCAGCCGGACCCCTTGGATTACGCGGCCGGCGAAACCCATTACCAAGTCGAACCGGCCGACGAGTTGATCATCGAAACGAGCATCCATTTCAAACACCCGCTCATCGGCGAGCAGAGCCGGGAATTCACCGTGACGCGCGAATCCTACCTGAACGAGATTTCCCGGGCCCGGACCTTTTGTTTCGATTTCGAAGTCGAGGCGTTGAAGCGGCAGGGTTTGGCCCGGGGCGGGTCCCTGGACAACGCGGTCGTGGTCGGCATGGACCGCATCCACAACAAGGAAAAATCCCTCCGCTATCCCGACGAATTCGTTCGGCACAAAACGCTCGACTTGATCGGCGACCTCTTTTTGCTGGGCGCGCCCCTGAAGGCGCGCATCAAAGCCCACCGCGTGGGCCACGGACACAACGTCAATTTGGTCAAAAAATTGGCGGCGCAGATGACCGGCGAAGCGCCGTCCCAGACCGCCGTCACGTCGAATCACTGATTTAAATCCCGGAGGACTCTTTCCCATGGACAACGTCGCGCCCCGCACCCTCACCACCGTCGAAATTATGGGGGCCATCCCCCACCGCTACCCGATCCTCATGATCGACACGGCGACGATCACCGAACCCGAGAAGAAAATCACGGGCTTCAAATCCGTTTCCGCCAACGAGCCGTTTTTTCAGGGGCATTTCCCCGGGCGTCCCATCATGCCGGGCGTCCTCATTGTGGAAGCCATGGCCCAGTCGGCTTGCGTGCTCTTTTTGTCGAAACCCGAACTCAAGGACAAGTTGGCGTTCTTTATGGGGATCGACAAGGTCAAGTTTCGCAAGCCCGTCGTGCCCGGCGATCAACTCGAACTTCGGGTGGAAGTGCTGCGGGGCGGCCGGGTGGGCAAATGCCGCGGCGAAGCCTTCGTGAAGAACGAAATCGTGACCGAAGCGGAATTCATGTTCGCGATCGTCGATAAACAGGAAGCCAAATGAACTCCCCCGCCGGCGACCCGTCCTCCGCCGGGATCCATCCCACGGCCGTCGTCCACCCCTCCGCCAAGATCGGCGCGGGGGTCAAAATCGATCCCTACGCGGTCATCGGTCCCGACGTCGAGTTGGGGCGCGGAACCTGGGTGGGCGCCCACGCGGTGGTGGAATTCGCCACCGTCGGCGAGGAATGCCGACTGCACCCCCATTCCTTCGTGGGCACCGAGCCCCAGGACCTTAAATTCAAAGGCGAGAAAACCCGGGCCCGGGTGGGCGCCCGCACCACGGTGCGGGAATGCGTGACGATCCACCGGGGCACCGCCGCGGCGGGCGAAACCGTGGTCGGGTCCAACTGTCTTTTGATGGCCTATTGCCACGTGGCCCACGACGCGATCTTGGCCGACGGCGTCATCATGGCCAACGCGGCCACCCTGGCCGGCCACGTGGAAGTGGGCCCCGGGGCCTTCATCGGCGGCCTGGTGGGCGTTCACCAATTCGCCCGCATCGGCGCCGGCGCCATGATCGGCGCCGGGTCCATGGTGCCCGCCGACGTCGCCCCCTTTTGCATGGTGCAGGGCGACCGGGCCAAGATCGTCGGTTTGAACGTGGTCGGCCTGCGCCGCCGGGGGACCTCCCGGGACGCTTTGTCCGCCATTAAAACCGCCTACCGGACGGTTTTCGGCATGGGATTGCCCCTGGCCGAGGCCATCGCCGCCATTGAAAAAACGGAGCGGCCGGCCGAAGTCCAGGTGTTTCTGGAGTTCCTGAAAAAAACCTCCCACCGGGGCCTCTGCCGCCCGGCGCCCAAATCGGCCGACGGCGAGGACGCCACGGAAGGGTTCTTCTGAACCGCCGGGCCGCCCCGCTCCCCTGAACCCCCTCGGTCTCATCGCCGGGAACGGCCAATTCCCGCTGCTGGTCGCGCGGGAAGCCCGGCGACGGGGACGCCCCGTGGTGGTCGCCGCCATCGAGGGCGAAACCGACCCGTCCCTGGAATCCCTGGTCGATCAATTTCACTGGCTCAAGCTGGGCCAGATCAAAAAAACCCTTCGGGTGTTTCGGGACGCGGGCGCCGACGAAGCCGTCATGGCCGGACAGGTCAAGCACGTGAGCGTCTTCGACCTCCGCCACCTGGACGCCACGGCCATCAAGCTCATCGCCACCCTGCCGGACAAGAAAACCGACACGATTTTGGGCGCCGTGGCGGACGAGTTCGCCAAGCACGGCGTCCGGTTCCTCTCGTCGACGGTCTACCTGGCGGATCAATTGGCGCCGGCGGGCGTTTTGACCCGGGCGAACCCTTCGAGCGACCAAAAAAAAGACATCGCCTTCGGGCTTCGGACGGCGAAGGCCGTGGCCGGACTGGATTTGGGCCAGTCGGTCTGCGTGAAAGATCAAGCCGTCCTGGCGGTCGAGGCCATCGAAGGCACCGACGCCTGCGTCCGCCGGGCGGGCGAGCACGCCGCCGGATTCACTCTGGCCAAAGTCGCCAAGCCGCGGCAGGACCTTCGGTTCGACGTGCCCGTGGTCGGCCTCGGCACCGTGGAGGCCCTGGGGGCCGCCCGGGGGGCGGTCTTGGCGGTGGAGGCGGGAAAAACCCTGTTTTTCGACCGGGAAGAATTTTTGAAGCGGGCCGACGCCGCGGGCCTCGTGGTGGTCGGCGTGAAGGAAGTTTAAATGGGATTGTTTTCCTCCAAGAAACCGGCGGTTGTGGAGCCGACCGTGTCCGAAGCGGACCGGGTGTCCGTGGGCGTGGTCGGCGTCGGCAACATGGGCCGCCACCACGCGCGGCTGCTCTCCGGTTTGCCCGCCGCCCGTTTGGTGGGCGTGGCTGACCCGGATTTGGCCCGCGCCCGGGCCCTGGCGGCCGAGCACGGCACCCAGGCCTTTGCCCGGGCCGAGGATTTTCCCGCCGATACCCGGGCGGTGGTTGTTGCCGCTCCCACGCCGACCCATTTTCCCTGGCGAAGTCGTTCTTGAACCGCGGTTGGCATTGCTTTATTGAAAAACCGCTCACCGAACGGGTGGAGGACGCCGAGGAGATCATCGAACTGGCCCGGCAGAAGAATTTGGTTCTGCAAGTGGGCCACATCGAACGGTTC
Proteins encoded in this window:
- the lpxC gene encoding UDP-3-O-[3-hydroxymyristoyl] N-acetylglucosamine deacetylase gives rise to the protein MARIQKEGESARVKLFSTGERQRTIAREAVYKGVGLHTGNKCHLIFKPAPAGHGVVFVRTDLPGKPRLPAHHSIVSSVVRGTTLSLDGEKNHEARVHTVEHVLSALYGLGIDNAVIEVNANEPPVADGSARPFWDALDAAGVTELSELRTFFQPDPLDYAAGETHYQVEPADELIIETSIHFKHPLIGEQSREFTVTRESYLNEISRARTFCFDFEVEALKRQGLARGGSLDNAVVVGMDRIHNKEKSLRYPDEFVRHKTLDLIGDLFLLGAPLKARIKAHRVGHGHNVNLVKKLAAQMTGEAPSQTAVTSNH
- the fabZ gene encoding 3-hydroxyacyl-ACP dehydratase FabZ, which codes for MGAIPHRYPILMIDTATITEPEKKITGFKSVSANEPFFQGHFPGRPIMPGVLIVEAMAQSACVLFLSKPELKDKLAFFMGIDKVKFRKPVVPGDQLELRVEVLRGGRVGKCRGEAFVKNEIVTEAEFMFAIVDKQEAK
- the lpxI gene encoding UDP-2,3-diacylglucosamine diphosphatase LpxI (LpxI, functionally equivalent to LpxH, replaces it in LPS biosynthesis in a minority of bacteria.), with translation MNPLGLIAGNGQFPLLVAREARRRGRPVVVAAIEGETDPSLESLVDQFHWLKLGQIKKTLRVFRDAGADEAVMAGQVKHVSVFDLRHLDATAIKLIATLPDKKTDTILGAVADEFAKHGVRFLSSTVYLADQLAPAGVLTRANPSSDQKKDIAFGLRTAKAVAGLDLGQSVCVKDQAVLAVEAIEGTDACVRRAGEHAAGFTLAKVAKPRQDLRFDVPVVGLGTVEALGAARGAVLAVEAGKTLFFDREEFLKRADAAGLVVVGVKEV
- the lpxA gene encoding acyl-ACP--UDP-N-acetylglucosamine O-acyltransferase, encoding MNSPAGDPSSAGIHPTAVVHPSAKIGAGVKIDPYAVIGPDVELGRGTWVGAHAVVEFATVGEECRLHPHSFVGTEPQDLKFKGEKTRARVGARTTVRECVTIHRGTAAAGETVVGSNCLLMAYCHVAHDAILADGVIMANAATLAGHVEVGPGAFIGGLVGVHQFARIGAGAMIGAGSMVPADVAPFCMVQGDRAKIVGLNVVGLRRRGTSRDALSAIKTAYRTVFGMGLPLAEAIAAIEKTERPAEVQVFLEFLKKTSHRGLCRPAPKSADGEDATEGFF
- a CDS encoding Gfo/Idh/MocA family oxidoreductase is translated as MGLFSSKKPAVVEPTVSEADRVSVGVVGVGNMGRHHARLLSGLPAARLVGVADPDLARARALAAEHGTQAFARAEDFPADTRAVVVAAPTPTHFPWRSRS
- the lpxD gene encoding UDP-3-O-(3-hydroxymyristoyl)glucosamine N-acyltransferase, whose translation is MKLTVSQIAELTGGAVRGDGATVIEGAAGLGEATARDITFLGNAKYRSQLETTKAGAVLVSPDVETGSLPAVVVKNPPYGWARVLEVLEKDRTRRPAGVHPTAQVAPTARVGKNVTIGAFTVVEEGAVIGDNSVLYAHVYVGFDVRIGRDCLIYPRATLRERVTLGDRVILQPGAVIGCDGFGFTVHEGKHYKIPQVGTVEIGDDVEIQANTTIDRAAVGVTKIGRGTKIDNLVQIAHNTEIGEHCLIVALTGIAGSVKIGRYVTLAAQVGVAGHLSIADGVIVAARGGVTQSLKTPKEVLWGLPAQPIRDELKCQAALRRLPAVLEEWREFKKKGNPPA